The Hyphomonas sediminis genome contains the following window.
TCGATGTTGCGGCGCTCTCCACCGGTAAAGGTTTTGCCGGTGCTATGAAGCGCTGGAACTTCGGTGGTCTGCGCGCTTCGCACGGTGTTTCTATCTCTCACCGTTCGCACGGTTCGACTGGTATGAACCAGGATCCGGGCCGCGTGTTCAAGAACAAGAAAATGGCTGGTCACCTCGGTGTCGAGCGTGTCACGACCCAGAATCTGGAAGTCGTTCGCACGGACGTTGAGCGCGGCCTTATCCTCGTGAAGGGCTCGGTTCCGGGCCATGACGGGACATTCGTTGAAATCCGTGACGCTGTGAAGAAGAAGCTGCCGGCCGATGCGCCTGCCGCTGGTTCCTTCAAGGCTGTGGAAAAGCTCTCCGCCGGGGGTGAAGGCTAATGGAACTCTCAGTTAAAACCCTCGCTGGCGACGCAGCTGGCAAGATCGAGCTGGACGACGCGATTTTCGGCATTGACGAAATCCGCGGCGATATCCTGCAGCGCACCGTGCGCTGGCAGCTCGCTCGCCGTCAGGCCGGTACGCACAAGGCGAAGTCGCGCTCTGAAGTGAGCCGGACGACCAAGAAGTCGATCCGCCAAAAAGGTTCGGGCGGCGCTCGTCACGGTTCGCGCAACGCCCCGATCTTCGTCGGTGGTGGTGTTGCTCACGGCCCGCGCGTTCGCAGCCATGCGCACGACCTGCCGAAAAAGATCCGCAAGATGGCTCTGGCGCATGCCCTGTCGTCGAAAGTGAAAGAAAGCTCCATCGTCGTTCTCGACAAGGCGGAGCTGACGGCACCGAAGACCAAGGAACTCGTCCAGGCTTTCAAAGGCCTTGGCATCGAGAACGCCCTGATCATCTCGGGCGCCGAGGTCAACGAGAACTTCGCTCGCGCCGCGCGGAACATCCCGAACATCGACGTGCTGCCGGTTGCTGGCCTGAACGTTTATGACATTTTGCGTCGCCGCACCCTGGTCATCACCAAGGAAGCCGCTGAGGGCATCAAAGCCCGCTTCGAAGGCGCCACTGCTCCGGAGGCTGAATAATGGCCGAGGTTAAGCCGCATCACTACGACGTGATCCGCCGCCCGCTGATCACTGAGAAATCGACGCTCGTCGCTGAGCAGAACAAGATCGTCTTCGAGGTTGCTCCTGGCGCCGACAAGAAAGCGATCAAGGAGGCTGTCGAAGCCCTGTTCAAAGTGAGCGTCACGAAGGTCAACACCCTGACCCAGAAGGGCAAGACGAAACGCTTCCGTGGCTTCGAGGGCCGCCGCTCCGACGTGAAGAAAGCGATCGTTACGCTTGCTGAAGGCCAGTCGGTCGACATCTCGACGGGCCTGTAAGGGAGAAGGACGAAGCTAATGGCACTTAAGACATTCAACCCGACCTCTCCCGGCCGCCGCCAGCTCGTGCTGGTGGACCGTACGGGTCTCCACAAAGGCAAGCCGGTTAAGGCGCTGACCGAGGGCGTTTCGTCCAAGGGTGGCCGCAACAACCAGGGCCGCGTTACTGTTCGCCACCAGGGCGGCGGCGCGAAGCGCCTTTATCGTAAAGTGGACTTCAAGCGGAACCGTTGGGACATCCCGGCGACCGTCGAGCGTCTGGAATACGATCCCAACCGCACGGCCTTCATTGCGCTGATCAAGTACGAAGACGGCGAGCTGTCCTACATCATCGCGCCGCAGCGCCTTGAAGTAGGGGACACGGTCATCACCTCCGCTACGGCTGACATCAAGCCGGGCAACGTGCTGCCGCTGAAGGCTATCCCGGTCGGTACGATCATTCACAACATCGAGCTGAAGCCCCAGAAGGGCGCGCAGATGGTCCGCTCCGCCGGCACCTACGCTCAGCTCGTTGGCCGCGACTCCGGTTACGCTCAGATCAAACTGGCTTCGGGCGAGCTCCGCATGGTGCTCGACAGCTGCCTGGCAACGATCGGCGCCGTGTCGAACCCGGACAAAATGAACGAAGTCAGCTCCAAGGCTGGCCGTAACCGCCACCTGGGCAAGCGCCCGACGGTTCGCGGTGTCGTCATGAACCCCGTCGACCACCCGCACGGTGGTGGTGAGGGCAAGTCCTCCGGTGGCCGTCACCCGGTTACGCCGTGGGGTAAAAAGACCCGCGGTCCGAAGACCCGTAACAACAAGGCAACGGATCGTCTCATCATCCGTCGCCGTAACGCAAAACGCTAATCAGGGAGCCCGAGAGACATGTCCCGTTCTGTCTGGAAAGGCCCGTTTGTCGACGGCTACCTCCTGAAGAAGGCTGAAGAGGCCCGTGCGTCGGAAAAACGCGCCGTGATCAAGACCTGGTCGCGCCGTTCGACGATCCTGCCTCAATTTGTTGGCCTCAACTTTCAGGTTCACAATGGCAACAAGTTCATCCCGGTCTCGGTGACCGAGGAGATGGTCGGTCACAAGTTCGGTGAGTTCGCGCCGACCCGTACCTATTACGGTCACGGTGCCGACAAGAAAGCGAAGAGGAAATAATCATGGCAAAGGCCAAGAATCCTCCGAAGCAGGCGGCTAACGAGTCGCGCGCGGTGCTCCGCATGTACCGCTCCAGCCCGCAGAAGCTGAACCTTCTGGCTCAGCAGATCCGTGGTCTGCCGATCCAGCGCGCGCTCAATGAGATGAAGTTCTCGCCGAAGCGCCCTGCGAAGGACGTCTACAAGCTGCTGCAGAGCGCCGTTGCGAACGCCGAGAACAACCATGGTCTCGACATCGACAGCCTGGTCGTTGCTGAAGCCCATGTCGGTAAGAACCTCGTCATGAAGCGCATTCGTGCCCGCGCCCGCGGCCGCGCTGCCCGCATCATGAAGCCGTTCTCGCAACTTACTATTGTCCTGCGTGACACCAGCCAGACTGCGGAGGCCGCATAATGGGTCAGAAAGTTAATCCGATTGGCCTGCGCCTCGGCATCAACCGTACCTCGGACAGCCGTTGGTACGCTGACAGTGCTGACTACGGCCGTCTTCTTCACGAAGACCTCGCGATCCGTAAAGCGATCCGCGAAAAGCTGAAGCAGGCCGGCATCTCGAAGATCATCATCGAGCGCCCGCACAAGAAATGCCTCATCACGATCCACACGGCACGTCCGGGTCTCGTGATCGGCAAGAAGGGCGGGGACATCGAAGTGCTCCGTAAAGAGCTCGCGAAGATGACCTCGGACGAAGTCCGCGTGAACCTCGTTGAAATCCGCAAGCCGGAAATCGACGCCACGCTGATCGCCGACGACATCGCTCGTCAGCTTGAGCGCCGCGCCTCGTTCCGCCGTGCCATGAAGCGTTCGATCCAGTCCGCCATGCGTCTCGGCGCTGAGGGTGTGAAGGTTGTCGTCTCCGGCCGTCTCGGCGGCGCAGAGATCGCCCGCACTGAGAAGTACGCCGAAGGTTCGGTTCCGCTGCACACGCTGCGCGCCGACATTGACTACGGCACGGCAGAAGCAGAAACCACCTACGGCATCATCGGCGTGAAGGTGTGGGTCTACAAAGGTGAAATCCTCGAGCACGATCCGATGGCTCAGGACAAGCGCCTTGAGACCTCCGGCCAGTCGCGCGCCCGAGCAAATGCCAACCAGCGCGGCCCGGCTTCCGGCGCCCAGGCGGCAGGAGCATAATCGATGCTGCAACCGAAACGCACCAAGTTCCGTAAGGCCTTTAAAGGCTCCATCAACGGTCAGTCGAAAGGCGGCTTCACGCTGGCTTTTGGCCAATTCGGCCTCAAGGCTCTTGAGCCCGAGCGCGTCACCGCACGTCAGATCGAGGCAACCCGCCGCGCGATCACTCGTGAGATGAAGCGTCAGGGCAAGGTCTGGATCCGCGTGTTCCCGGATGTTCCGGTTACCGCGAAGCCTATCGAAGTCCGTATGGGTAAGGGTAAGGGCGGCGTTGACCGTTGGGTCACGCGTGTTGCTCCTGGCCGTATCCTGTTCGAAATCGACGGTGTCCCGGAAGAAGTCGCTCGCCAGGCTCTCGCCCTCGGCGCTGCGAAGCTCCCGATCAAGACCAAAGTCGTCAAGCGTATCGAGGGGATCTGATCATGAAAGCCGCCGATGTGAGATCGAAGAGCGAAGATCAGCTCAAGGACGAGCTGCTGAAGCTCAAGAAAGAACAGTTCAACCTGCGCTTCCAGGCAGCCACGGGCCAGCTGGAAAAGACGGGCCGCGTTACCGAGGTTCGTCGTGACATCGCTCGGATCAAAACGATCCTGCGCGAGAAGGCCCAGGCAGGCAAGTAAGGAGACCGAGCATGCCCAAACGTATTATGAAAGGCGTCGTTGTCTCCGCTAAGCAGGACAAGACCGCCATTGTCCGAGTCGAGCGTACCTTCACGCACCCGATGCTGAAGAAGATCGTCCGGAAGTCGAACAAGTATCACGCCCACGACGAGAACAACGCTGCTGTCGAGGGTCAGACTGTTTCCATTCGCGAGTGCGCGCCCAAGTCGAAGCTGAAGCGCTGGGAACTCGTGACCGATGAAGGGAGCGACGCATGATCCAGATGCAAACCCACCTGCGGGTCGCCGATAACTCGGGCGCACGCCGCGTGATGTGCATCAAGGTGCTCGGCGGCGCTGGCCGCCGTTACGCCTCGGTGGGCGACGTGATTGTCGTCTCGATCAAGGAAGCGATCCCCACGGGCCGCGTGAAGAAAGGTGACGTCCGCAAGGCTGTCGTCGTTCGCGTTGCCAAGGACATCAACCGTCCGGATGGCTCCACGATCCGTTTCGACTCGAACGCTGCCGTTCTGATCAACAACAATGGTGAGCCGATTGGCACCCGCGTCTTTGGCCCGGTTCCGCGTGAACTGCGTGGCAAGAACCAGGTGAAGATCGCCAACATGGCGCCGGAGGTCCTGTAATCATGGCCGCGAAGATCAAAAAAGGTGACACTGTCATCGTCATCGCCGGCAAGGACAAAGGCACCAAGGGCGAAGTCCTGAAAGTGCTGCCGGAAGAGAACCGTGTTGTGGTTCGCGGCGTTAACGTCGTGAAGCGCCACCAGAAGCCGACCCAGATGGATCCGGGTGGCCTCAAGTCGTTCGAATCGCCGGTTCACGTGTCCAACGTGGCGCTCGCCGATCCGCGCGACGGCAAGGCTGTCCGCGTTGGTTTCAAGATTGACCAGCATGGCCGGAAGACGCGCTTTGCGAAACGCTCAGGGGAATCGATCGATGTCTGAGACATATGAACCCCGCCTCAAGCGGAAGTACCGGGAACAGATCCGGGAAAAACTGCAGGAGCAGTTCAACTATTCGAACCCGATGAAGGTTCCGAAGCTCGACAAGGTCGTGATCAACATGGGCGTGGGCGAAGCCGTCAACGACTCCAAGAAGATCAAAGCGGCCCTGGCTGAGCTCGAAAAGATCGCCGGTCAGAAGCCGGTGGCTACGAAGGCCCGCAAGTCGATCGCTGGCTTTAAAGTCCGTGAAGGTATGCTGATCGGTGCAAAGGTTACCCTTCGCCGCGACCAGATGTACGAATTCCTCGACCGCCTGACCACGATCGCGCTGCCGCGCGTGAAGGACTTCCGCGGTCTGAACGGCAAGAGCTTTGACGGCCGTGGCAACTACGCCATGGGCATCAAGGAACACATCGTGTTCCCGGAGATCAATTACGACGACGTGGAAGAGGTGCGGGGCATGGACATCATCGTCTGCACCACCGCGGAGACGAACGAAGAAGCTAAAGCACTCCTCGCTGAGTGCGGCTTCCCGTTCCGTAACTAGCGCCAGGAGACTGCTAATATGGCAAAGAAGAGCGCAATCGAGAAAAACAACAGGCGGAAGGCTCTGGCCAACCGCTTTGCCGCGAAGCGCGCGAAGCTGAAAGCAGCGGCGATGGATGAAAATCTGTCGCTCGAAGAGCGCTTCAAGGCTCGCATGAAGCTCGCCGAGCTGCCGCGCAATTCGGCCCCTGGCCGCGTGCGCAACCGCTGCGAAGTGACGGGCCGCCCGCGCGCGTTTTATCGCAAATTGAAAATGTCGCGTATCGCGCTGCGTGAGCTTGGCTCGCGCGGTCAGATCCCCGGCCTTGTGAAGTCCAGCTGGTAAGAGAGGAGGGAAGCAGATGAACATTTCCGATCCCCTCGGCGATATGCTCACCCGGATCCGTAACGCGCAGATGCGCGGCATGTCGAAAGTCATGTCGCCGGCATCGAAGCTGCGCGCGCGCGTCCTCGACGTGCTTACGGACGAGGGTTACATCCGCGGTTACGCCGAGATCGAAAAGAACGGTCACAAGACCCTCGAAATCGAACTCAAATATTATGAAGGCCAACCGGTCATCTCCGAGATCAAACGTGTCTCGAAGCCTGGCCGTCGTGTCTATTCGTCCGTGTCGGATATTCCGCTCGTTCGCAACGGTCTTGGTATCTCCATCCTGTCGACTTCGCAGGGTGTGATGTCGGACAACGCTGCGCGCGCCAAGAATGTCGGCGGCGAAGTGCTTTGCCGCGTATTCTAGGAGGCAGGTTCCATGTCCCGTATTGGTAAGCTTGCGATCTCCGTACCGGCCGGTGCTTCTGTCACCGTCACCGGTCAGACGATCAAGGCAAAAGGCCCGAAGGGCGAGCTTGAGCTCGTTCTCCCGGAAGTCATCACGCCGAAGTTCGAGAACAACGAGCTCACGGTTGCTCCGCGCGCTGACCTCATGCAGGCAGCTAACGACACGATCGAAGCGGCCAAGGCAAAGGGTAAGCGCCCGCCGACGCTGGCTCAGTCGCTGTCACCGGACGCTCGTACCCAGTGGGGCACCGCACGTGCCCGCGCTTCCAACATGGTTGAAGGCGTCACCAAGGGGTACTCGAAGACGCTTGAACTCGTCGGCGTTGGTTACCGCGCGCAGATGCAAGGCGTCGACCTCAAGCTGGCGCTCGGCTATTCGCACGATGTGGTCTATAAGGCGCCGCAAGGCATCAAGATCGAAGCTCCGAAGCCGACCGAGATCGTGATCTCCGGCGCTGACAAACAGACCGTTGGTCAGGTGGCTGCCGAGATCAAGAAGTTCCGTCCGCCGGAGCCGTATAAAGGCAAGGGTATCCGCCTGCAGGGCGAATACGTCCGCCGCAAGGAAGGCAAGAAGAAGTAAGACCATGATGACTTCACGCGATAAGATGCAGCGCCGCGCTCAGCGCGTCCGCACCAAGCTCCGCCGGGTCGCCGAGGGTCGTCCGCGCCTTTCGGTTACGCGCAGCCACAAGAACATCTCGGTGCAGATCATCGACGACGAGAAGGGCATCACGCTCGCCTCGGCTTCGACGCTCGAGAAAGACGTTCTGGGCAGCGTCAAAACCGGTGGCAACATCGAAGCGGCAGCCCTGGTCGGTAAGGCAATTGCCGAACGCGCAAAGAAGGCCGGCGTCGAAGACGTCGTCTTTGATCGCGGCGGTTACATGTTCCACGGCCGGGTGAAAGCCCTGGCAGATGCTGCCCGCGAGGGCGGCCTGAAATTCTGAAGGAGTCTGCCTGATGGCTGAGGAAAGAGGTGAGAAAAGAGGCCGCCGTCGTGATCGCGAGCAACCGCGCGATCGCGAGGAGGAAGTCTCCGAACTCGTCGACAAGCTGGTTGGTATCAACCGCGTCGCAAAAACCGTGAAGGGCGGCAAGAACTTCGGTTTCGCAGCCCTCGTGGTTGTCGGCGACCAGAAGGGCCGTGCCGGCTTCGGCAAAGGCAAGGCCCGTGAGGTTCCGGAAGCCATCCGCAAGGCGACCGAAGAAGCCAAGCGCAACATGATCCGCGTTCCGCTTCGCGAAGGCCGCACGCTGCACCATGACGGCAACGGCCGCCACGGCGCTGGCAAGGTCGTGCTCCGCGCAGCCCCTCCGGGTACCGGCGTGATCGCCGGCGGTCCGATGCGCGCTGTCATGGAAGTGCTCGGCGTCCAGGACGTTGTCGGCAAGTCGCTCGGTTCGTCGAACCCCTACAACATGGTTCGCGCCACGTTCGATGCTTTGAAATCGCAGGCCAACCCGC
Protein-coding sequences here:
- the rplN gene encoding 50S ribosomal protein L14; translation: MIQMQTHLRVADNSGARRVMCIKVLGGAGRRYASVGDVIVVSIKEAIPTGRVKKGDVRKAVVVRVAKDINRPDGSTIRFDSNAAVLINNNGEPIGTRVFGPVPRELRGKNQVKIANMAPEVL
- the rplC gene encoding 50S ribosomal protein L3, translating into MTLPAARTGVLARKVGMTRIFAADGRHVPVTVLSLDGCQVVGVRSEEERSVTTKKGGQVTRTDGYKAVIMGAGEKKAKNTTKALRGQFAKAGVAPKAKLKEFRVSGDLPEVGATVLADHFVEGQLVDVAALSTGKGFAGAMKRWNFGGLRASHGVSISHRSHGSTGMNQDPGRVFKNKKMAGHLGVERVTTQNLEVVRTDVERGLILVKGSVPGHDGTFVEIRDAVKKKLPADAPAAGSFKAVEKLSAGGEG
- the rplB gene encoding 50S ribosomal protein L2, coding for MALKTFNPTSPGRRQLVLVDRTGLHKGKPVKALTEGVSSKGGRNNQGRVTVRHQGGGAKRLYRKVDFKRNRWDIPATVERLEYDPNRTAFIALIKYEDGELSYIIAPQRLEVGDTVITSATADIKPGNVLPLKAIPVGTIIHNIELKPQKGAQMVRSAGTYAQLVGRDSGYAQIKLASGELRMVLDSCLATIGAVSNPDKMNEVSSKAGRNRHLGKRPTVRGVVMNPVDHPHGGGEGKSSGGRHPVTPWGKKTRGPKTRNNKATDRLIIRRRNAKR
- the rplV gene encoding 50S ribosomal protein L22; protein product: MAKAKNPPKQAANESRAVLRMYRSSPQKLNLLAQQIRGLPIQRALNEMKFSPKRPAKDVYKLLQSAVANAENNHGLDIDSLVVAEAHVGKNLVMKRIRARARGRAARIMKPFSQLTIVLRDTSQTAEAA
- the rplE gene encoding 50S ribosomal protein L5, which gives rise to MSETYEPRLKRKYREQIREKLQEQFNYSNPMKVPKLDKVVINMGVGEAVNDSKKIKAALAELEKIAGQKPVATKARKSIAGFKVREGMLIGAKVTLRRDQMYEFLDRLTTIALPRVKDFRGLNGKSFDGRGNYAMGIKEHIVFPEINYDDVEEVRGMDIIVCTTAETNEEAKALLAECGFPFRN
- the rpmC gene encoding 50S ribosomal protein L29, with protein sequence MKAADVRSKSEDQLKDELLKLKKEQFNLRFQAATGQLEKTGRVTEVRRDIARIKTILREKAQAGK
- the rpsS gene encoding 30S ribosomal protein S19; translated protein: MSRSVWKGPFVDGYLLKKAEEARASEKRAVIKTWSRRSTILPQFVGLNFQVHNGNKFIPVSVTEEMVGHKFGEFAPTRTYYGHGADKKAKRK
- the rplX gene encoding 50S ribosomal protein L24, encoding MAAKIKKGDTVIVIAGKDKGTKGEVLKVLPEENRVVVRGVNVVKRHQKPTQMDPGGLKSFESPVHVSNVALADPRDGKAVRVGFKIDQHGRKTRFAKRSGESIDV
- the rplD gene encoding 50S ribosomal protein L4 translates to MELSVKTLAGDAAGKIELDDAIFGIDEIRGDILQRTVRWQLARRQAGTHKAKSRSEVSRTTKKSIRQKGSGGARHGSRNAPIFVGGGVAHGPRVRSHAHDLPKKIRKMALAHALSSKVKESSIVVLDKAELTAPKTKELVQAFKGLGIENALIISGAEVNENFARAARNIPNIDVLPVAGLNVYDILRRRTLVITKEAAEGIKARFEGATAPEAE
- the rplP gene encoding 50S ribosomal protein L16; this translates as MLQPKRTKFRKAFKGSINGQSKGGFTLAFGQFGLKALEPERVTARQIEATRRAITREMKRQGKVWIRVFPDVPVTAKPIEVRMGKGKGGVDRWVTRVAPGRILFEIDGVPEEVARQALALGAAKLPIKTKVVKRIEGI
- a CDS encoding 50S ribosomal protein L23, with translation MAEVKPHHYDVIRRPLITEKSTLVAEQNKIVFEVAPGADKKAIKEAVEALFKVSVTKVNTLTQKGKTKRFRGFEGRRSDVKKAIVTLAEGQSVDISTGL
- the rplF gene encoding 50S ribosomal protein L6, with amino-acid sequence MSRIGKLAISVPAGASVTVTGQTIKAKGPKGELELVLPEVITPKFENNELTVAPRADLMQAANDTIEAAKAKGKRPPTLAQSLSPDARTQWGTARARASNMVEGVTKGYSKTLELVGVGYRAQMQGVDLKLALGYSHDVVYKAPQGIKIEAPKPTEIVISGADKQTVGQVAAEIKKFRPPEPYKGKGIRLQGEYVRRKEGKKK
- the rpsH gene encoding 30S ribosomal protein S8, coding for MNISDPLGDMLTRIRNAQMRGMSKVMSPASKLRARVLDVLTDEGYIRGYAEIEKNGHKTLEIELKYYEGQPVISEIKRVSKPGRRVYSSVSDIPLVRNGLGISILSTSQGVMSDNAARAKNVGGEVLCRVF
- the rpsC gene encoding 30S ribosomal protein S3; the protein is MGQKVNPIGLRLGINRTSDSRWYADSADYGRLLHEDLAIRKAIREKLKQAGISKIIIERPHKKCLITIHTARPGLVIGKKGGDIEVLRKELAKMTSDEVRVNLVEIRKPEIDATLIADDIARQLERRASFRRAMKRSIQSAMRLGAEGVKVVVSGRLGGAEIARTEKYAEGSVPLHTLRADIDYGTAEAETTYGIIGVKVWVYKGEILEHDPMAQDKRLETSGQSRARANANQRGPASGAQAAGA
- the rpsQ gene encoding 30S ribosomal protein S17, producing the protein MPKRIMKGVVVSAKQDKTAIVRVERTFTHPMLKKIVRKSNKYHAHDENNAAVEGQTVSIRECAPKSKLKRWELVTDEGSDA
- the rpsN gene encoding 30S ribosomal protein S14, whose product is MAKKSAIEKNNRRKALANRFAAKRAKLKAAAMDENLSLEERFKARMKLAELPRNSAPGRVRNRCEVTGRPRAFYRKLKMSRIALRELGSRGQIPGLVKSSW
- the rpsE gene encoding 30S ribosomal protein S5 — translated: MAEERGEKRGRRRDREQPRDREEEVSELVDKLVGINRVAKTVKGGKNFGFAALVVVGDQKGRAGFGKGKAREVPEAIRKATEEAKRNMIRVPLREGRTLHHDGNGRHGAGKVVLRAAPPGTGVIAGGPMRAVMEVLGVQDVVGKSLGSSNPYNMVRATFDALKSQANPRTVASKRGLKVQDIVGRRADGASEAGMADSVN
- the rplR gene encoding 50S ribosomal protein L18 produces the protein MMTSRDKMQRRAQRVRTKLRRVAEGRPRLSVTRSHKNISVQIIDDEKGITLASASTLEKDVLGSVKTGGNIEAAALVGKAIAERAKKAGVEDVVFDRGGYMFHGRVKALADAAREGGLKF